In one window of Prevotella sp. E13-17 DNA:
- the rny gene encoding ribonuclease Y — protein METSIVIFIAVVALAAGVAIGYFIFLKVVKGKAQQIIGAAQKDAEVIKEKKLLEVKEKFLNKKSELEKEVQQRNQHIQQSENKLKQREISLNQRQEELGRRKNDLDNQMQRIENEKRSLAIKQEELDKMQQKEREKLEELSGLSAEEAKNRLVEAMKDEARTDAAAYVNEIMDEAKLNANAQAKKIVIQTIQRVATETAVENSVSVFHIDNDEVKGRIIGREGRNIRALEAACGVEIVVDDTPEAIVISAFDPVRRETCRLALHQLVSDGRIHPARIEEVVTKVKKQLDNEIIETGKRTAIDLGIHGLHPELVRIIGKMKYRSSYGQNLLQHARETANLCAVMASELGLNPKKAKRAGLLHDIGKVPDEESEMPHALYGAKIAEKYKEKPDICNAIGAHHDEMEMQTLLAPIVQVCDAISGARPGARREIVEAYIKRLNDLEAIAMSYPGVTKTYAIQAGRELRVIVGADKMDDAETEALSGEIATKIQNEMTYPGQVKITVIRETRSVAYAK, from the coding sequence ATGGAGACATCTATTGTGATTTTTATTGCTGTTGTTGCGTTGGCTGCTGGCGTGGCAATAGGATATTTCATCTTTCTAAAAGTAGTTAAGGGGAAGGCGCAACAAATTATTGGCGCTGCTCAGAAAGATGCTGAAGTGATTAAAGAAAAGAAATTGCTGGAGGTGAAAGAAAAGTTCCTCAACAAGAAGAGTGAACTTGAAAAAGAGGTTCAGCAGCGTAATCAGCATATCCAACAGAGTGAAAACAAACTGAAGCAAAGAGAGATATCTCTTAATCAGCGTCAGGAAGAGTTGGGGCGCCGTAAGAACGATTTGGACAACCAAATGCAGCGTATTGAAAACGAAAAGAGATCTCTGGCCATCAAACAAGAAGAGCTTGATAAGATGCAGCAGAAAGAGCGTGAAAAGCTCGAAGAACTGTCTGGCTTGAGTGCTGAGGAGGCTAAGAACAGATTGGTGGAAGCCATGAAGGACGAAGCTCGTACGGATGCTGCAGCTTATGTCAACGAGATTATGGATGAGGCGAAGCTTAACGCTAACGCTCAGGCCAAGAAGATTGTTATTCAGACCATTCAGCGTGTTGCCACTGAGACTGCAGTTGAGAACTCTGTGTCGGTGTTTCATATTGATAATGACGAAGTTAAAGGTCGTATTATCGGACGTGAGGGTCGTAATATTCGTGCTCTCGAAGCTGCTTGCGGTGTTGAAATCGTTGTCGATGACACTCCTGAGGCTATTGTTATCTCGGCCTTTGATCCCGTACGTCGTGAAACCTGCCGTTTGGCTCTCCACCAGTTGGTAAGTGATGGACGTATTCATCCTGCACGTATTGAGGAGGTGGTGACCAAGGTGAAGAAGCAGTTGGATAATGAGATTATCGAAACAGGTAAGCGCACGGCTATTGATCTTGGTATCCATGGCTTGCATCCTGAATTGGTACGTATCATAGGAAAGATGAAATATCGTTCGAGCTATGGTCAGAACCTCTTGCAGCATGCTCGTGAGACGGCCAACCTTTGTGCGGTTATGGCATCAGAACTTGGTTTGAATCCTAAGAAGGCTAAGCGAGCCGGACTTCTGCATGATATTGGTAAGGTGCCCGATGAGGAGAGTGAGATGCCACACGCACTCTATGGTGCTAAGATTGCTGAGAAGTATAAGGAGAAGCCCGATATCTGCAATGCCATTGGTGCCCACCACGATGAGATGGAGATGCAGACGTTGTTAGCTCCTATTGTTCAGGTTTGTGATGCCATCAGTGGTGCGCGTCCTGGCGCCCGCCGCGAAATTGTTGAAGCTTACATTAAGCGTTTGAACGATCTTGAGGCTATCGCAATGAGCTATCCTGGTGTGACTAAGACTTATGCTATTCAGGCTGGTCGCGAGCTGCGCGTAATCGTTGGTGCAGACAAGATGGATGATGCGGAAACAGAGGCGCTGAGCGGTGAGATTGCAACAAAGATACAGAATGAGATGACCTATCCCGGTCAGGTGAAGATAACGGTTATCCGTGAGACGCGTTCTGTAGCTTATGCTAAGTAA
- a CDS encoding cell division protein ZapA, with product MTEAMAEGSKEKLNITLHVYDEDIHATIDRADEEFYRAAAKLISERYGAYAQVFAGIKSDHTIALMTLVEIALRYEKELGNNDTVPYRDILSQLTSEIEEVIK from the coding sequence ATGACGGAAGCGATGGCAGAAGGAAGTAAAGAGAAACTTAATATAACGTTGCACGTGTACGATGAGGATATTCATGCTACGATTGATCGTGCAGATGAAGAATTCTATCGTGCGGCTGCAAAGTTAATCTCAGAGCGATATGGTGCTTATGCACAGGTTTTCGCCGGTATTAAAAGCGATCATACGATTGCCTTGATGACTTTGGTGGAAATTGCTCTACGATATGAAAAGGAATTAGGTAATAATGATACCGTTCCTTATCGGGATATTCTCTCACAACTGACTTCTGAGATTGAAGAGGTCATCAAGTGA
- the rfbA gene encoding glucose-1-phosphate thymidylyltransferase RfbA, translated as MKGIVLAGGSGTRLYPITKGISKQLIPIFDKPMIYYPISALMLAGIQDILIISTPHDLPGFKRLLGNGEDLGVHFEYAEQPSPDGLAQAFIIGEDFIGDDCVCLVLGDNIFYGSGFTGLLKQSVENAEKRNLATIFGYNVNDPQRYGVAEFDAEGNCLSIEEKPEHPKSNYAVVGLYFYPNSVVKIAKTIKPSARGELEITTVNQEYLKQNALKVQTLQRGFAWLDTGTHDSLSEASTFIEVIEKRQGLKVACLEEIAYKKGWITSEQLLAIAHPMQKNEYGQYLINLAKQN; from the coding sequence ATGAAAGGAATTGTACTTGCTGGAGGTAGTGGTACACGTCTCTACCCAATCACGAAAGGTATTAGTAAGCAACTGATACCCATCTTCGACAAGCCAATGATATACTATCCTATATCTGCTTTAATGCTTGCTGGCATTCAAGACATCTTGATCATTTCAACGCCACATGATTTACCAGGATTTAAGCGTCTGCTGGGTAATGGTGAGGATTTGGGCGTTCATTTTGAATATGCCGAGCAACCTTCTCCTGACGGACTTGCCCAAGCATTCATTATTGGCGAAGATTTCATTGGAGATGACTGCGTTTGCCTGGTCTTAGGAGACAATATCTTTTACGGCTCCGGATTCACTGGTCTCTTGAAGCAGAGCGTTGAGAATGCTGAGAAACGCAATCTGGCAACAATCTTTGGATATAACGTAAACGATCCTCAGCGTTACGGTGTAGCAGAGTTTGACGCAGAGGGCAATTGTCTTAGCATAGAAGAGAAACCCGAACATCCTAAGTCAAACTATGCTGTGGTAGGTTTATACTTCTACCCCAACAGTGTAGTCAAGATAGCCAAAACCATCAAGCCCAGCGCCCGCGGCGAACTTGAAATCACGACAGTAAACCAAGAATATCTAAAGCAAAACGCCTTAAAGGTGCAAACACTGCAGCGTGGCTTTGCATGGCTAGATACAGGTACTCACGACTCTTTGTCGGAAGCAAGCACCTTTATTGAGGTCATCGAGAAGCGACAAGGGCTGAAAGTTGCATGTCTTGAGGAGATTGCCTACAAGAAGGGGTGGATCACTTCAGAACAATTGCTTGCCATTGCACACCCCATGCAAAAGAACGAATACGGCCAATATCTCATAAATTTAGCCAAACAGAATTAA
- a CDS encoding polysaccharide biosynthesis tyrosine autokinase, giving the protein MEDNQKKNIADNILDQTQEEESSFNIGTIITMLVLNWQWFLLSIFICVCGASIYLRYKTPVYQMSVKMLIKDENNSRRTNGQVLANMQDLGIISNTAGFENEIEILHSSLLAREVVKDLKLYTEYRHDGHIKKTLAYKNQPINVDLDPESLNRLDNTHGSISLKLEKKANTYHVEDMMGEFSGSFKTMPVSFNTSYGTLTFTKNPLTEQKEREAKMLSRGKTAEANQDTNENNDYIMYVTISSPSRVASLYAGKLNVTPTSKVTSIAELTINDEIPERASDYLTQLAICYNRQANADKNEIAYKTESFINKRLEKINSELGITESELEQYKRNNNLVQLKLDATQIMTQTNLYYGQLSEANTQIQLLDYLREYMDKKANRYQIIPSNVGLTDGVSSSLINQYNKVVLDRNRLLASANENAPSVMTLTNTLDQLQKSIDDALIQARRSADIERMGIQKRYETFQNKVESTPTQERVLTQIGRQQEVMSGLYLLLLQKREENSISLAATADKGRLIDEPSSGGKVSPKGSIILLAALLFGFAIPLLILYILQLLRYKIEAHDDVVKLTTLPIVADIAVATESIKTSAGIVVHENTNNQTDEIFRAMRTNINFMMKEGQKVIMFTSTTSGEGKTFNAANLAVSTALLGKKVILLGLDIRKPALGRLFNFKDRERGITMLLTKQTISESDLKSQILPSHINRNLDILLAGPTPPNPTELLARDNLKIIMDMLKQEYDYIILDTAPVGLVTDTLQIGKYADVTVYVCRADYTPKSAFGNINALSRDGKLPNMCIVINGVDMSKKKYGYYYGYGRYRRYTHYGHYSNYANYSTYGTYANYSDSQYGKPDDNSIKR; this is encoded by the coding sequence ATGGAAGATAACCAAAAGAAGAATATTGCTGACAACATTCTCGATCAAACTCAGGAAGAAGAATCCTCCTTCAATATTGGAACCATCATTACTATGTTGGTTCTCAACTGGCAGTGGTTCTTGCTATCAATATTCATATGTGTCTGCGGTGCATCGATTTATCTACGCTATAAGACCCCCGTTTATCAGATGTCTGTCAAGATGCTGATAAAAGACGAAAACAACAGTCGTCGCACCAATGGACAGGTACTAGCTAACATGCAAGACCTTGGAATCATTTCAAACACTGCCGGTTTTGAGAATGAGATTGAAATTCTGCATTCAAGCCTATTGGCCCGCGAAGTTGTAAAGGATTTGAAGCTCTATACAGAATATCGTCATGATGGCCACATCAAGAAGACATTAGCCTACAAGAATCAACCTATCAATGTAGATCTGGATCCGGAAAGTCTGAACAGACTCGACAACACCCATGGCAGTATTAGCTTGAAACTGGAAAAGAAAGCCAACACCTATCACGTAGAAGACATGATGGGAGAATTTTCTGGTTCCTTCAAGACGATGCCGGTTTCCTTCAACACGTCTTATGGTACGCTGACCTTCACTAAGAATCCGCTAACAGAGCAGAAAGAACGGGAAGCAAAAATGCTCAGCCGGGGCAAAACAGCCGAAGCCAATCAAGACACAAACGAGAACAATGACTATATAATGTATGTCACCATCAGTTCGCCTTCACGAGTAGCCTCATTATATGCAGGAAAGCTAAACGTCACTCCGACATCGAAGGTAACATCTATTGCTGAACTTACCATCAATGATGAGATTCCCGAACGTGCCTCTGACTATTTAACTCAACTTGCAATCTGCTACAACAGACAGGCAAATGCCGACAAAAATGAGATTGCATACAAGACCGAGTCATTCATCAACAAGCGTCTGGAAAAAATAAATTCAGAACTTGGCATCACCGAAAGTGAGTTGGAACAATATAAGCGTAACAACAACTTGGTACAACTCAAGTTAGACGCTACGCAAATCATGACACAGACAAACCTCTACTACGGTCAGTTGTCTGAAGCCAACACACAAATCCAGCTACTCGACTATCTACGTGAATATATGGACAAGAAGGCCAACAGATACCAGATTATCCCTTCTAATGTTGGCCTGACTGATGGTGTATCGTCATCGCTGATCAACCAATACAACAAGGTTGTACTGGACCGCAACCGCCTGCTGGCTTCGGCTAACGAGAATGCGCCCAGTGTCATGACGCTTACCAACACCTTGGATCAGCTACAGAAGAGTATTGATGACGCTTTGATTCAAGCGCGCCGTTCTGCCGACATCGAGCGTATGGGTATTCAGAAACGATACGAAACCTTCCAGAATAAGGTTGAGAGCACCCCCACACAAGAACGAGTACTCACACAGATTGGACGCCAACAAGAGGTTATGTCTGGCCTTTACCTGCTGCTTCTGCAAAAGCGCGAAGAGAACTCAATCTCACTAGCCGCTACCGCAGACAAAGGTCGCCTCATTGATGAACCATCCTCTGGAGGAAAAGTCAGTCCTAAGGGGTCTATTATACTATTGGCTGCCTTGCTTTTTGGCTTCGCCATCCCCCTACTTATCTTGTATATTCTCCAACTGCTGCGCTATAAGATTGAAGCTCATGATGACGTGGTTAAACTGACCACATTACCTATAGTAGCAGACATTGCAGTAGCAACAGAGTCTATTAAGACCTCAGCAGGAATTGTTGTTCATGAGAACACGAACAATCAGACCGACGAGATATTCCGTGCGATGCGAACCAATATCAACTTCATGATGAAGGAAGGGCAAAAAGTCATCATGTTCACATCAACGACCTCAGGCGAGGGTAAGACATTTAATGCGGCCAACCTTGCTGTCAGCACCGCTCTGTTAGGCAAAAAGGTTATACTTTTAGGTCTCGACATTCGAAAGCCTGCCTTAGGACGCCTCTTTAACTTCAAGGACCGAGAGAGAGGTATCACAATGCTGTTGACCAAGCAGACAATCAGCGAGAGTGATCTTAAAAGTCAGATTCTCCCCTCGCACATTAACCGTAATCTTGATATTCTGCTGGCAGGCCCAACACCTCCTAACCCCACCGAGTTGTTGGCACGTGATAATTTGAAAATCATTATGGACATGCTGAAGCAGGAATATGATTATATTATTCTTGATACGGCTCCTGTCGGCCTGGTGACAGACACTTTGCAAATCGGCAAATATGCGGATGTTACTGTCTATGTATGCCGTGCCGACTACACGCCAAAATCAGCATTCGGAAATATCAATGCGCTTAGCCGAGATGGCAAACTGCCCAACATGTGTATCGTTATCAATGGTGTGGACATGTCTAAGAAGAAGTATGGCTACTATTACGGCTATGGCAGATACAGACGTTACACACACTATGGACATTATAGCAACTATGCTAACTACAGTACATATGGCACTTATGCCAACTATTCGGACAGCCAATATGGCAAACCAGACGATAATTCAATCAAGAGATAA
- a CDS encoding BT0820 family HAD-type phosphatase, whose product MIIAVDFDGTIVKHRYPAIGEEIPFAIDTLKMLINDRHRLILWTVREGKLLEEAINWCRQRGIEFYAVNKDYPEETTSNNEYFSRKLKVDVWIDDRNLGGLPDWGTIYRMISQHKTWDDIINEEIKSNQLTSYKSEQDPSKKKKPWWKF is encoded by the coding sequence ATGATTATAGCTGTAGATTTTGACGGAACCATCGTTAAACATCGCTATCCTGCAATTGGCGAAGAGATTCCGTTTGCCATTGACACACTAAAAATGCTGATAAACGACCGCCACAGATTAATTCTGTGGACGGTTCGTGAAGGGAAACTGTTGGAAGAAGCCATCAACTGGTGTCGCCAACGTGGCATTGAATTTTATGCTGTGAACAAAGATTACCCAGAAGAAACGACAAGCAACAATGAATATTTCAGCCGCAAGCTGAAAGTTGATGTCTGGATTGACGATCGCAACCTTGGCGGACTGCCTGATTGGGGTACGATCTATCGCATGATTAGCCAGCACAAGACATGGGACGACATTATCAATGAGGAAATAAAAAGCAATCAGTTGACATCTTACAAGAGTGAGCAGGATCCCTCAAAAAAGAAAAAGCCGTGGTGGAAATTCTAA
- the rplT gene encoding 50S ribosomal protein L20, with translation MPRSVNHVASRAKRKRILKLTRGYFGARKNVWTVAKNTWEKGLTYAYRDRRNKKRNFRALWIQRINAAARLEGLSYSQLMGALHKAGIEINRKVLADLAMNNPEAFKAIVAKVK, from the coding sequence ATGCCAAGATCAGTAAATCACGTTGCATCAAGAGCAAAACGTAAGAGAATTCTTAAGCTCACTCGCGGTTACTTTGGAGCCCGCAAGAATGTGTGGACAGTAGCAAAGAATACTTGGGAGAAAGGTCTGACCTACGCTTACCGTGACCGCCGCAATAAGAAGCGCAACTTCCGTGCATTGTGGATTCAGCGTATCAACGCTGCCGCTCGTCTGGAAGGTTTGAGCTATTCACAGCTGATGGGTGCTCTGCACAAAGCTGGCATCGAGATCAACCGTAAGGTTCTCGCTGACCTCGCTATGAACAACCCCGAGGCTTTCAAGGCTATTGTTGCCAAGGTGAAGTAA
- the rpmI gene encoding 50S ribosomal protein L35 has protein sequence MPKVKTNSGAKKRFSFTGTGKVKRHHAYHSHILTKKTKKQKRNLVGTTLVDNSNMKQVRDLLCLR, from the coding sequence ATGCCAAAAGTAAAGACAAATTCCGGCGCAAAGAAGAGATTCTCATTCACCGGTACAGGTAAGGTTAAGAGACACCACGCTTACCACAGTCACATTCTGACTAAGAAGACTAAGAAGCAAAAGCGTAATCTGGTTGGTACAACTCTCGTTGACAACAGCAACATGAAGCAGGTTCGTGACCTGTTGTGTCTCCGTTAA
- the infC gene encoding translation initiation factor IF-3 — translation MKIDKKQNQYRINEQIRVREVRIVGDSGSMVVPTRQALDMARDEGVDLVEISPNANPPVCRLIDYSKFLYQQKKRAKEMKAKQVKVEVKEIRFGPQTDEHDYQFKLKHAKEFLEEGNKVRAYVFFRGRSILFKEQGEVLLLRFANDLEEFGKVESMPSLEGKKMFIYLAPKKAGVAKKSQQARDREAEALESKNAAKKADSVADVQTPSNGGLFANAKISADALKKLTEETDA, via the coding sequence ATGAAAATAGACAAGAAACAGAATCAGTACCGCATCAACGAACAGATTCGTGTACGTGAGGTCCGCATCGTAGGCGACAGCGGATCTATGGTTGTGCCAACAAGGCAGGCTTTGGATATGGCACGTGATGAGGGCGTTGACCTCGTTGAGATTTCACCCAATGCCAATCCGCCTGTTTGTCGTCTCATCGACTATTCAAAATTCCTCTACCAACAGAAAAAGCGAGCTAAGGAGATGAAAGCCAAGCAGGTGAAGGTGGAGGTGAAGGAGATTCGTTTCGGACCTCAGACAGATGAACACGACTACCAGTTCAAATTGAAGCATGCCAAGGAGTTCTTGGAAGAGGGAAACAAGGTGCGTGCATACGTGTTCTTCCGTGGTCGAAGCATCTTGTTCAAGGAGCAGGGCGAAGTCTTGTTGTTGCGTTTTGCCAACGACCTTGAGGAATTCGGTAAGGTAGAGTCAATGCCTTCACTCGAAGGAAAGAAAATGTTCATCTATCTGGCACCCAAAAAGGCAGGAGTGGCAAAGAAAAGCCAGCAGGCCCGCGACAGAGAGGCTGAAGCTTTAGAGTCAAAGAATGCTGCAAAGAAAGCCGATAGCGTTGCAGATGTTCAGACGCCCAGCAACGGAGGACTGTTTGCAAATGCCAAGATTAGTGCCGATGCACTGAAGAAACTGACTGAAGAAACAGATGCGTAA
- the rd gene encoding rubredoxin — protein MEKYVCDVCGYEYDPAVGDPDNGIEPGTAFENLPDDWVCPVCGVGKGDFSKA, from the coding sequence ATGGAAAAGTATGTATGCGACGTGTGTGGTTATGAATATGACCCCGCAGTGGGAGATCCCGACAACGGCATTGAGCCGGGTACGGCCTTTGAGAACCTTCCGGATGATTGGGTGTGCCCCGTTTGCGGGGTAGGAAAGGGCGATTTCAGTAAGGCCTAA
- the thrS gene encoding threonine--tRNA ligase, translating to MINITFPDGSVRSYEQGVTGLQIAESISPALARSVLACGVNGETVELNRPINEDAQIELYKWDDEQGKHTFWHTSAHLLAEALQELYPGIQFGFGPAVESGFFYDVLLPNGESIKESDFATIENKMRELASKKEPVVRKEVAKADALKQFAANGQTYKCEHIEQDLEDGTITTYTQGNFTDLCRGPHLMDTGEIKAIKLTSVAGAFWRGDATREQMQRLYGISFPKKKMLDEYLVMLEEAKKRDHRKIGKEMELFMFSDKVGKGLPIWLPKGTDLRLRLQEHLRKVQKRYGYQEVITPHIGSKNLYVTSGHWDHYGKDSFQPINTPEEGEEYLLKPMNCPHHCEIFAWKPRSYKDLPLRIAEFGTVYRYEQSGELHGLTRVRSFTQDDAHLFCRPDQVKQEFLNVMDIINVVLSAFGFNFEAQISLRDPNNHEKYVGSDEDWALAEKAIQEACEEKGLPAKVEYGEAAFYGPKLDFMIKDAIGRRWQLGTIQVDYNLPKRFQLEYTDEDNQKKTPVMIHRAPFGSLERFTAVLIEHTSGHFPLWLTPDQVVVLPLSEKYNDYAKKVLEQFNQQGVRGSIDLRNEKLGRKIRDNELKRIPYMVIVGEKEAAEGLVSMRQQGGGEQATMTIQQFIDKINAEVAEQTKNF from the coding sequence ATGATCAACATTACTTTTCCGGACGGATCTGTTCGCTCGTATGAGCAGGGCGTAACCGGACTACAGATTGCCGAGAGTATTTCGCCGGCTCTGGCACGCAGCGTTTTGGCCTGCGGCGTAAACGGCGAAACGGTAGAGTTGAACCGTCCTATCAACGAGGACGCGCAGATCGAGCTCTATAAGTGGGACGACGAGCAGGGTAAGCACACCTTCTGGCACACCTCTGCCCACCTGCTGGCTGAAGCACTCCAGGAGTTGTATCCTGGCATTCAGTTTGGCTTTGGTCCTGCCGTAGAGAGCGGCTTCTTCTATGATGTGCTGCTGCCCAACGGCGAGAGCATCAAGGAGAGCGATTTCGCTACCATTGAGAATAAGATGCGTGAACTGGCCTCAAAGAAGGAGCCTGTCGTTCGCAAGGAAGTGGCCAAGGCCGATGCGCTGAAGCAATTTGCCGCCAATGGCCAGACCTATAAGTGCGAGCACATTGAGCAGGACCTCGAGGATGGAACCATCACCACCTATACACAGGGCAACTTCACCGATCTTTGCCGTGGACCTCACTTGATGGACACTGGCGAGATTAAGGCCATCAAACTGACCTCTGTTGCAGGCGCTTTCTGGCGTGGCGATGCTACTCGCGAGCAGATGCAGCGCCTCTATGGTATCTCGTTCCCCAAGAAAAAGATGCTCGACGAGTATCTCGTCATGTTGGAGGAAGCAAAGAAGCGCGACCATCGCAAGATTGGTAAGGAGATGGAACTCTTCATGTTCTCTGACAAAGTAGGTAAGGGACTTCCCATTTGGCTGCCAAAAGGCACCGACCTTCGTCTTCGTCTGCAGGAGCACCTGCGCAAAGTACAGAAGCGTTACGGCTATCAGGAAGTAATCACTCCACATATAGGTTCTAAGAATCTCTATGTCACTTCAGGTCACTGGGACCACTATGGCAAAGACTCCTTCCAGCCCATCAATACACCAGAAGAGGGCGAAGAGTATCTGTTGAAGCCCATGAACTGTCCTCACCACTGTGAGATCTTCGCTTGGAAGCCTCGTTCATACAAGGATCTGCCCCTGCGCATTGCCGAATTTGGCACTGTCTATCGCTATGAACAGAGTGGTGAGCTGCACGGTCTGACACGCGTACGTTCGTTCACTCAAGACGATGCTCACCTGTTCTGTCGTCCGGATCAGGTCAAGCAGGAGTTCCTGAACGTCATGGACATCATTAATGTCGTGCTCTCTGCCTTCGGTTTCAACTTCGAAGCACAGATCTCTTTGCGTGACCCCAACAACCATGAGAAGTATGTTGGCAGTGATGAAGACTGGGCATTGGCCGAGAAAGCTATCCAGGAAGCATGCGAAGAGAAGGGACTCCCCGCTAAGGTAGAATACGGCGAGGCCGCCTTCTATGGTCCTAAGCTCGACTTCATGATCAAGGATGCCATCGGTCGTCGCTGGCAGTTGGGCACCATCCAGGTGGACTACAACCTGCCTAAGCGTTTCCAGTTGGAATACACCGACGAGGACAACCAGAAGAAGACCCCTGTGATGATCCACCGCGCACCCTTCGGTTCGCTGGAGCGTTTCACCGCCGTGCTTATCGAACATACCAGCGGTCACTTCCCCTTGTGGCTGACACCCGACCAGGTTGTCGTGCTTCCTCTCTCAGAGAAGTACAACGATTACGCCAAGAAGGTGCTCGAACAGTTCAATCAGCAGGGCGTTCGTGGCAGTATTGACCTGCGCAATGAGAAGCTGGGCCGCAAGATTCGCGACAATGAGTTGAAACGCATCCCCTACATGGTCATTGTCGGCGAGAAAGAAGCTGCCGAGGGTCTCGTCTCTATGCGTCAACAGGGTGGTGGCGAACAGGCCACTATGACCATTCAGCAGTTCATCGATAAGATCAATGCTGAGGTCGCTGAGCAGACCAAGAACTTCTAA